TTCCGATTTCATTCTCTACGAATGTTATCCACGATGTAATTAGCGAGAGACAGGAGAGGTTTTAGATCGGGCTTCATTATTCTACCCGGCTATTCGATCATCTGACTGGTGAATGATCTGTCCGTCAGGCTGGACAGATAAAAGAGACGAACTAGTGATTCCTGGATCTCTGACTTATTCCTCGTCCAAAGCAGTACCAAAATCATGAATCGTACGTTTTAAGAATTTCCTCACCTTTTCAGATTCGGTGAATCCCTGGTCCAGGCGGTCTACCAGAGAATTAATCATGTGTACTCCTTCAAGAATTTTAGTCTGTTCAGGTCCTGGATTCACTCCGGCACTCATGGCGATTAATGTCAGGGGATTTCTTATCTCGTCATTTAATGCTGCAAGTTGAGCCATGTTTTTGTCTATCTGCCGAAGTGAGATCTCCTGTTCTTCAATAAGTTCGGTTTCACGGGTAATATCACGGCCAATGCAGAACCTGAATGTATTGCCTTCGATGGTCACGAATACTATCTGCATATCAAGAACAATTTTCTTATTGTGTGTGCTCGTAAATGACCATGAAAACCGTTTTCCTGAATACGTAGAATCTTTCCAGTATGTTATGAATAGGCTACAATCTTCCGGATGAGAATGGCACATAGGAAGATGAGATATCTGGTATCCAAGGATCTGCTCAGACGTGAGCCCGGTCAATTTTTCAAAACAGGGATTACATACCAGGATTCCTTCTTCATCTCCAATTATGATGGGGTCTGCTACTTCACGAAACAGAGTCCCCCAGCGAATATCAGATGCCAGTGTCTGTTTCTTTACCCGGTCAAGTAAATGGCATCTGTCCGGGTTCGTTTTATTGATTGAACCGTTATTTTCAGGATTAGGTAATGTCATTTTTTATTTAGGACATTTTGATATTGTTATCTGATACTATTTGTCACTGATGAATAATAATTGAATTTATTGTGCACACATTCGGTTCTTCAGGTGGTTAAAAATAGGGTATATGTTGTTCTTCTTTTAATTTCAACATCATTTCACGGAAAAATCGTTCAGAAATTCAACTGGCATTGACCACCCTGCTCACCGGACCCTTGCGATTCTTTCCTTCCATCACCGCCCTGACCCGTGACACTGGACCTACATAACTACCCGTCCCGATATCCAGATAGAGCCCCCGACCACTCTCTGAAAGCCTCACCTTTCCCCAGGACAACTCCTCGTCTCCAAGCCCGGCAAGAACTCCCATCAGAACCCGTCCCGGAATCTCAAACTTCCCGACATCGTCGATAAACACAACCAGGGAATCATTTTCCCTGATCATCCTTCCACAGAGTTCAAACCCTGAACTCTTCTTCCGACTCTCAACAAATTGACTCATACAACTCATCACACGACATATTTGTTCAAAATATTACATTGACACTGTTCAGTACAACTTCCCCACACTCGCCCCTAATATTAAATTTACCTTAACTATGGAGGACCTGGACTGGAAACATTAGGGTCATCCTCACCTGAATCAAGCCTCTCATAGCACTGATCACACAGATGCACCTGCGAAACCGGATCAGACCAGACAGCAGCCTTGAGATCACAGACCTGGCAGCGACCACTCGGAAAAGACCGCCGCACTAGAGCCTTCTTGTCAATCACACCCGGAAGAGGAATGATAGATGCAACCTCACGCGACACTGCCCGGCGATAACACGAAGAGCAGAGCATCCGCTGAATATTCTGTGAACAATGAGAAACCCGCTCCTGGTACTGAGTCGGCCGCTTGCCACACACACTGCACCGGTGATGATCAGGAAGACCAGGAACCTGGACAAAACTTCGTG
This DNA window, taken from Methanospirillum lacunae, encodes the following:
- a CDS encoding PAS domain-containing protein — its product is MTLPNPENNGSINKTNPDRCHLLDRVKKQTLASDIRWGTLFREVADPIIIGDEEGILVCNPCFEKLTGLTSEQILGYQISHLPMCHSHPEDCSLFITYWKDSTYSGKRFSWSFTSTHNKKIVLDMQIVFVTIEGNTFRFCIGRDITRETELIEEQEISLRQIDKNMAQLAALNDEIRNPLTLIAMSAGVNPGPEQTKILEGVHMINSLVDRLDQGFTESEKVRKFLKRTIHDFGTALDEE